One region of Kangiella marina genomic DNA includes:
- the rplD gene encoding 50S ribosomal protein L4, giving the protein MELSLTSGGAIKVSEVAFGREFNESLVHQVVVAYMAAARAGTRAQKNRSAVSGGGKKPWRQKGTGRARAGTIRSPLWRKGGVTFAAQPQDYTQKVNRKMYRGAIQSILSELVRQERLIVVEEFAVSAPKTKELVSKLKELDAKEALIVTEEVNENLFLASRNLHKVDVRDVQAIDPVSLIGFDKVVMTVAAVKKVEEMLG; this is encoded by the coding sequence ATGGAACTTAGTTTGACATCTGGCGGCGCAATAAAGGTTTCTGAAGTAGCTTTTGGCCGTGAATTTAACGAGTCATTAGTTCACCAAGTAGTAGTTGCTTATATGGCAGCTGCTCGTGCCGGAACTCGAGCACAGAAGAACCGTAGCGCTGTAAGCGGTGGTGGTAAAAAGCCATGGCGTCAAAAAGGTACAGGTCGTGCCCGTGCAGGTACTATCCGTAGCCCATTATGGCGCAAAGGTGGTGTAACTTTCGCTGCGCAACCACAAGACTACACTCAAAAAGTTAACCGTAAGATGTACCGCGGTGCGATCCAAAGCATTCTTAGTGAATTGGTTCGTCAAGAGCGTTTGATTGTAGTGGAAGAATTTGCTGTTTCAGCTCCAAAAACTAAAGAGTTGGTGAGCAAGTTGAAAGAACTGGATGCTAAAGAAGCGTTGATCGTGACTGAAGAAGTTAACGAAAACCTATTCTTAGCGTCTCGTAACTTACACAAAGTTGACGTTCGTGACGTTCAAGCTATCGACCCTGTCAGCCTAATCGGTTTTGACAAGGTTGTGATGACTGTCGCGGCTGTTAAGAAAGTAGAGGAGATGTTGGGATGA
- the rplW gene encoding 50S ribosomal protein L23: protein MNQERLLKVLLAPHVSEKATILAENDNQFVFKVAKDANKREIKKAVETLFEVEVDSVRTLNMKGKRKRFGLQEGRRPNWKKAYVSLKPGQDLDFVGGE, encoded by the coding sequence ATGAACCAAGAGAGACTCTTAAAAGTTCTTCTAGCGCCTCACGTTTCTGAAAAAGCGACGATTTTGGCTGAAAACGATAACCAATTCGTTTTCAAAGTAGCTAAAGACGCTAACAAGCGTGAAATCAAAAAAGCTGTAGAAACTTTGTTTGAAGTTGAAGTCGATTCAGTTCGTACTTTGAACATGAAAGGTAAACGTAAGCGTTTTGGTCTACAAGAAGGCCGTCGTCCAAACTGGAAAAAAGCTTACGTCTCATTGAAGCCAGGTCAAGACCTTGACTTCGTTGGCGGCGAGTAA